In a single window of the Mucilaginibacter defluvii genome:
- a CDS encoding RDD family protein has protein sequence MNLEPIPLKPYLAKRIAATLIDYVIFSLITGVYVWAFNENPDSGGLRVTGAAVIPVIIMWFLYFPLTEGLSGATPGHDFMKLKVVCANGRPISFSTALKRRICDIIDLSTYGVVAIILILKTSKHQRLGDLLANTIVIRKADFKISPKPVF, from the coding sequence ATGAACCTTGAACCAATTCCATTAAAACCTTATCTGGCCAAACGCATAGCCGCTACGCTAATTGATTATGTAATTTTCTCCCTTATCACGGGCGTTTACGTTTGGGCATTCAATGAAAATCCGGATTCCGGTGGTTTGCGGGTAACGGGCGCGGCAGTTATACCTGTCATTATAATGTGGTTTTTATATTTCCCCCTAACCGAAGGGCTTAGCGGCGCTACTCCGGGGCATGATTTTATGAAACTGAAAGTGGTGTGTGCCAACGGTCGCCCCATATCATTCTCAACCGCCCTCAAAAGGCGGATATGCGATATTATCGATCTGTCCACGTACGGTGTTGTGGCGATCATCTTAATATTAAAAACATCGAAGCATCAACGCCTGGGCGATTTACTGGCAAATACTATCGTTATCAGAAAAGCGGATTTCAAAATATCACCAAAACCTGTATTTTGA
- a CDS encoding PfkB family carbohydrate kinase, which produces MSTDPKVYDICCIGHITHDKVVTPQQEVYMPGGTAFYFSHAVRQMPVSYKLITALAQEQMAYAEGLQQAGIDLTALPSRNTVYFENSYAENSDHRTQRVLQKADAFTVADLADTNARYYHLGPLLADDMDGDIFKALSAKGTLSLDAQGLLREVAGDKVIAIDWADKATLLPYVHILKVNEHEVAVLTGTTNIHEGAKQLAEMGVKEVVITLGTQGSVIYADGKFHNIPVYKPMEFKDATGCGDTYMAGYLYKRAKGSTIEEAGHFASAMAGLKAGISGAFMGNEADILAFMNR; this is translated from the coding sequence ATGAGTACGGATCCAAAGGTCTACGATATATGCTGCATTGGCCACATTACGCACGATAAGGTGGTTACCCCACAACAAGAGGTTTATATGCCCGGCGGTACAGCCTTTTACTTTTCGCACGCCGTAAGGCAAATGCCGGTTAGCTATAAGCTGATCACCGCCCTGGCGCAGGAGCAAATGGCTTATGCCGAAGGCTTGCAACAAGCGGGCATCGACCTTACAGCGCTGCCCAGCCGGAATACCGTTTACTTTGAGAACAGCTACGCCGAAAACTCCGATCATCGTACCCAGCGGGTGCTACAAAAGGCCGATGCTTTTACCGTGGCTGATTTAGCTGATACGAACGCCCGCTATTACCATTTAGGTCCTTTACTCGCTGACGATATGGATGGGGATATATTCAAGGCGCTATCAGCCAAAGGTACCCTTTCGCTGGATGCACAGGGTTTGCTGCGTGAGGTGGCGGGTGATAAAGTGATCGCTATAGACTGGGCGGACAAAGCAACGTTGCTACCCTATGTACACATACTAAAAGTGAATGAGCACGAGGTTGCCGTACTTACCGGCACTACCAATATACATGAAGGCGCGAAGCAATTAGCCGAAATGGGCGTTAAAGAAGTGGTGATTACCCTGGGCACACAGGGCTCCGTAATTTATGCCGACGGCAAATTTCATAATATCCCGGTTTATAAACCAATGGAGTTTAAAGATGCCACCGGTTGCGGCGATACCTATATGGCCGGCTACCTGTACAAACGCGCCAAAGGATCTACAATTGAAGAAGCCGGGCATTTTGCATCGGCAATGGCCGGGTTAAAGGCAGGTATATCCGGCGCATTTATGGGTAACGAGGCGGATATACTTGCTTTTATGAATCGGTAA
- a CDS encoding SDR family oxidoreductase: MKNAIITGGTKGMGRAITIALVKQNINVSICSRNAAELDAFKTELLVVNPQIKVFTTVADCSILAELKNFAEFTEKNMGFVDILVNNVGMFKPAAILDDDDESYQKQMDTNLRPAYELYRFFGKSMVSVGKGHIFNICSVAGLHPIPEAGVYSVTKYALVGLNEVMKLEMQPHGVKVTAVIPGSTYTDSWKGAAVDTNRMVLPEDVASAITNILNMSNGANVDEIIIKPTFGQI, encoded by the coding sequence ATGAAAAACGCCATCATTACCGGCGGCACCAAGGGTATGGGCCGCGCCATTACTATAGCATTGGTTAAGCAAAATATCAACGTATCCATCTGCTCGCGTAACGCTGCCGAACTGGATGCGTTTAAGACCGAATTGCTTGTCGTCAACCCCCAAATAAAGGTATTTACTACCGTTGCCGATTGCAGCATTCTCGCTGAACTGAAAAATTTTGCCGAATTCACCGAGAAAAACATGGGCTTCGTCGATATTTTAGTGAATAATGTGGGTATGTTCAAGCCTGCCGCTATACTTGATGATGATGACGAATCGTACCAAAAACAGATGGACACCAACCTGCGCCCGGCCTATGAATTATACCGTTTCTTCGGTAAAAGCATGGTTTCTGTCGGTAAAGGGCACATCTTCAACATATGCTCGGTAGCGGGGCTGCACCCCATACCCGAGGCGGGGGTGTACAGCGTAACAAAGTATGCTTTGGTAGGTCTTAATGAGGTAATGAAGCTCGAGATGCAGCCACACGGTGTAAAGGTCACCGCAGTAATTCCGGGGTCAACGTATACCGACTCATGGAAAGGCGCAGCGGTTGATACCAACCGGATGGTTTTACCCGAAGACGTTGCATCAGCCATTACAAACATATTAAACATGAGTAATGGCGCGAACGTTGACGAGATCATCATCAAACCAACCTTCGGCCAGATTTAG
- a CDS encoding universal stress protein gives MKEVLLLSDGSIHSDRALRVAAEVSRLAGVPLVVANVADVKAGVKVLISGRFEEATESQEPENNVYGEEVDAHGLNEQELAQLVNQRASSLLISGLGNSATLCLHKILSRITCPMLVLPEYHTFNGFKRITYMADLRYCQLPIVRYLANMAKDKGASVHIAHLPASGLPRMDESYALDVFNSGIRRYVNYENLKFSNTTERDLQKATDVIINTMKTDLLALANHQYHFREVLQGQLSPGALNALHVPVLVFPG, from the coding sequence ATGAAAGAAGTATTATTGTTAAGTGATGGCTCGATCCATAGTGACCGCGCCCTGCGTGTGGCTGCCGAAGTTTCGCGGCTTGCCGGAGTGCCTTTAGTAGTGGCCAACGTGGCCGATGTTAAGGCTGGTGTTAAAGTGTTGATTTCGGGCAGGTTTGAGGAGGCGACGGAATCGCAGGAGCCGGAAAATAATGTTTATGGTGAGGAGGTGGATGCCCACGGCTTAAATGAGCAGGAACTTGCCCAACTGGTTAATCAAAGGGCGTCATCATTATTAATAAGCGGCCTTGGCAATAGTGCTACCCTGTGTTTACACAAAATACTTAGCCGTATTACCTGCCCTATGTTAGTGTTGCCAGAATACCATACGTTTAATGGTTTTAAACGGATAACCTATATGGCCGATTTACGTTATTGCCAGCTGCCTATTGTGCGGTACCTTGCTAATATGGCTAAGGATAAAGGCGCCAGCGTACACATTGCGCATTTACCAGCCAGCGGCCTGCCGCGTATGGATGAAAGTTATGCACTTGATGTATTTAACAGTGGCATACGCCGGTATGTTAATTACGAAAACCTGAAATTTAGCAACACTACCGAGCGCGACCTGCAAAAAGCAACGGATGTGATTATCAATACCATGAAAACCGACCTCCTGGCATTGGCCAACCATCAGTATCATTTCAGGGAAGTGCTACAGGGCCAACTTAGCCCGGGCGCATTGAACGCGCTGCATGTTCCGGTGCTGGTATTTCCTGGATAG
- a CDS encoding LiaF transmembrane domain-containing protein — protein MRSDKLMTGLVLVLIGVAYLLAHFGYADIHWMNFWRLWPIFLVIAGVNLIFANNKSGMATAIKAIVLVGGLAVILFADTGSRYFWEPRNFRYNLDEKGWHRNDNDDDDDDGDDNGRDIVKVEGNSNFKYNYSPDIKIAQLNISGGAATYKLEDSTSSAELFSASTKEFLNRYEFTNSKTDSLAVLNFKMRDGKGRNGFKWDSDHANQANFRLSTLPVWDININSGASEINFDLSKFKVRKLDINAGAASCEIKLGMPLATTNVDVSAAASEVKFRVPEGAACSIITQSGLSQNNIDGFTKVGDNRYETPGFASAKNKMYIKMKGGISDFNVSKY, from the coding sequence ATGAGAAGCGATAAACTGATGACAGGCTTAGTGCTTGTTTTAATAGGCGTAGCCTATTTGTTGGCACACTTTGGATATGCCGATATACACTGGATGAACTTTTGGCGCCTTTGGCCTATATTCCTGGTAATTGCAGGTGTTAACCTGATTTTTGCCAACAATAAATCGGGCATGGCAACGGCCATAAAAGCCATTGTTTTGGTAGGTGGTTTAGCGGTTATATTATTTGCCGATACAGGCAGCCGTTATTTTTGGGAACCACGTAACTTCCGTTATAACCTGGACGAAAAGGGCTGGCACCGTAATGATAACGACGACGATGATGACGACGGCGACGATAATGGTCGCGACATTGTTAAGGTAGAAGGTAACAGCAACTTTAAATACAATTATTCGCCGGATATTAAGATAGCGCAATTGAATATAAGTGGTGGAGCGGCTACTTATAAGTTAGAGGACTCCACGTCATCAGCTGAATTGTTTAGCGCTTCAACCAAAGAGTTTTTAAACCGATATGAATTTACCAACAGCAAAACAGATTCTCTCGCCGTTTTAAACTTCAAAATGCGAGATGGTAAAGGTAGAAATGGTTTTAAGTGGGATAGCGATCATGCAAATCAGGCCAATTTTCGTTTAAGCACACTGCCGGTGTGGGATATCAATATAAATAGCGGAGCTTCTGAGATCAATTTTGATTTGTCAAAATTTAAAGTACGTAAGTTAGACATCAACGCCGGAGCGGCATCATGTGAAATTAAATTAGGTATGCCACTGGCTACTACAAATGTTGATGTTTCCGCAGCCGCCTCCGAAGTTAAATTTAGAGTTCCCGAAGGCGCTGCTTGTAGCATTATTACGCAGTCAGGTCTATCTCAAAATAATATTGATGGCTTTACCAAGGTTGGTGATAACCGCTACGAAACGCCCGGCTTTGCATCAGCCAAAAACAAGATGTACATCAAAATGAAAGGCGGTATATCCGACTTTAACGTGAGCAAATATTAA
- the dut gene encoding dUTP diphosphatase encodes MIVRVINKSANALPAYETLHAAGMDLRADLQEPVTLKPLERQLIPTGLHIELPEGFEAQIRPRSGLAFKYGISIVNSPGTVDADYRGEIKVLLVNLSNQDFVVNAGERIAQMVVARHEKVEWQEVELLNETSRGTGGYGHTGIG; translated from the coding sequence ATGATCGTACGAGTAATTAACAAGTCGGCCAACGCGTTGCCGGCTTACGAAACTTTGCATGCCGCCGGTATGGACCTCCGTGCCGACCTGCAGGAGCCTGTAACATTAAAACCATTAGAGCGTCAGCTGATACCGACAGGTTTGCACATTGAGCTGCCCGAAGGTTTTGAGGCGCAGATACGCCCGCGCAGCGGTTTGGCGTTTAAGTATGGCATCAGCATAGTAAACTCTCCTGGTACGGTTGATGCCGATTATCGCGGCGAGATCAAGGTGCTGCTGGTAAACCTGTCCAACCAGGATTTTGTGGTAAACGCCGGTGAGCGCATAGCCCAGATGGTGGTTGCCCGTCACGAAAAAGTAGAATGGCAGGAAGTAGAGCTGCTGAATGAAACAAGCCGCGGTACCGGCGGTTATGGGCATACCGGTATAGGTTAG
- a CDS encoding tetratricopeptide repeat protein — protein MKKLFIIILLLPVAAIAQSKKGAKANGVVMVVGKPMTSLDSIMVKQLFFSAIREKTIENFTLAADLFNRCLQIDPANDAAMYELAALRKTQKREGDAKVLLERAVTVNRENEWYWVALADSYQKTNDLGKLENVYNELIRINQKPDYYFDKANAYFLLKKYNDALAVYNQLEGLTGLTDDLLINRQKVYLKQNKLDKATAELDTMIAANPNELRYYLLQAELYNSNGFSDKALKVLEQAAKVNPNNGMLHLALAEIYRDKKDIDGSFKQLSVAFASADVDVNQKIKIILSYLPKLQEPAARASALELSRILANTHPDDAKAQALYADMLVQNEKYADAKPLFRKAIQLSKDNYAAFEQLVRIELSENKLDDAIRDGEEAMSYFPNQAWMNYLLGSAYYQKQNYSKALSYLKNAAALNTDDNNLAAYVYSVLGDCFHELKNSKASDDAYTKSLTYNPDNAYTLNNYAYYLSLRGEQLDKAAQMARRANELQPNTASFEDTYAWILFKQKKYAEAKVWIEKALVHDKNNSAAQTEHYGDIMFYLGDTEAAVQNWKKAKQNGSRSAVLERKINEKKYVE, from the coding sequence ATGAAGAAGCTTTTTATTATCATACTGCTGTTGCCCGTTGCGGCTATTGCCCAAAGTAAAAAAGGGGCAAAGGCTAATGGCGTGGTAATGGTTGTGGGCAAACCCATGACCTCGTTAGACAGTATAATGGTGAAACAGCTTTTTTTTTCAGCCATCCGCGAAAAAACTATCGAGAACTTTACCCTTGCGGCAGATCTGTTTAACCGCTGTTTACAGATAGACCCGGCGAATGATGCCGCGATGTATGAGCTTGCCGCGTTGCGTAAAACCCAGAAACGTGAAGGCGATGCAAAGGTATTACTGGAGCGCGCCGTTACCGTTAACCGCGAAAACGAATGGTACTGGGTCGCCTTGGCTGATAGCTATCAAAAAACCAATGACCTGGGTAAACTGGAGAACGTGTATAACGAGCTGATCCGCATTAATCAAAAGCCCGATTATTATTTTGATAAGGCCAATGCGTATTTTCTGTTAAAAAAATACAACGACGCATTGGCAGTGTATAACCAATTGGAAGGATTGACCGGTTTAACCGATGACCTGCTGATTAATCGCCAAAAGGTCTATCTCAAGCAAAATAAGCTGGATAAGGCCACAGCAGAACTGGATACCATGATAGCGGCTAACCCTAACGAGCTGCGTTATTACCTGCTTCAGGCTGAATTGTATAATTCAAACGGTTTTAGCGATAAGGCGCTTAAGGTGTTGGAGCAGGCGGCCAAGGTTAACCCTAACAATGGCATGCTGCACTTAGCGCTGGCCGAAATTTATCGGGATAAAAAGGATATTGACGGCAGTTTTAAGCAATTATCAGTTGCGTTTGCCAGCGCCGATGTGGACGTTAACCAAAAGATCAAGATCATTCTGAGTTATCTGCCCAAGCTGCAGGAACCTGCCGCCCGTGCCAGCGCCCTCGAATTGAGCCGCATATTGGCCAATACCCATCCTGACGATGCCAAGGCCCAAGCGCTTTATGCCGATATGCTGGTGCAGAACGAAAAATACGCCGATGCCAAGCCATTATTTCGCAAGGCTATCCAATTAAGTAAGGATAATTATGCCGCGTTTGAACAGTTGGTGCGTATCGAGCTATCAGAAAATAAGTTAGATGATGCCATACGCGACGGCGAAGAGGCCATGAGCTACTTCCCTAACCAAGCCTGGATGAATTACCTGCTGGGCTCGGCTTATTATCAAAAGCAGAATTACTCTAAAGCGTTAAGTTATTTAAAAAATGCCGCCGCGCTTAATACGGACGATAATAACCTGGCTGCTTATGTATATTCTGTTTTGGGCGATTGCTTTCACGAATTAAAAAACAGTAAAGCATCGGATGACGCATATACCAAATCGCTCACCTATAACCCGGATAATGCGTACACGCTGAACAATTATGCGTACTATTTATCGTTAAGAGGAGAACAGTTGGATAAGGCCGCTCAAATGGCCAGGCGTGCCAACGAGTTGCAACCCAATACCGCCTCGTTTGAAGATACTTATGCCTGGATACTGTTTAAACAAAAAAAGTATGCCGAGGCAAAGGTGTGGATAGAGAAGGCGCTGGTGCACGATAAAAATAATAGTGCGGCACAAACAGAACATTATGGCGATATAATGTTTTATTTAGGCGATACCGAAGCTGCTGTGCAAAACTGGAAAAAAGCGAAACAGAATGGCAGCAGATCGGCAGTGTTAGAGCGAAAGATCAATGAAAAAAAATACGTGGAATAA
- a CDS encoding PspC domain-containing protein, whose product MEKKLYRDELRKKIGGVCAGLADYFGVDVSIIRVLFVITFVVKGFGGLLYVILWIVLPKRNEFFDPTVNYNIPPQDPFNPFKTAPEPNFTMPNFDAGKPFGSAPPVKKSSSVGVITGAILIIIGGAFLLDEFNLIPEVDFDVLWPLLLVGAGVAFILSGAKKQPWEQKDWNQPAAEQSATAEPEKKAEQNTNDNPPTV is encoded by the coding sequence ATGGAAAAGAAACTTTATCGCGATGAGCTCCGCAAAAAAATTGGCGGTGTTTGCGCTGGCTTAGCCGACTACTTCGGCGTTGATGTATCAATAATCAGGGTGTTATTTGTAATCACCTTTGTGGTAAAAGGCTTTGGCGGCCTGTTATATGTAATACTTTGGATAGTATTGCCAAAACGGAACGAGTTTTTTGATCCGACGGTAAATTACAACATACCTCCGCAGGATCCTTTTAATCCTTTTAAAACCGCCCCTGAGCCTAACTTTACCATGCCAAACTTTGATGCCGGCAAGCCATTCGGCAGCGCGCCGCCGGTAAAGAAAAGCTCAAGTGTAGGCGTTATAACCGGCGCTATATTGATCATCATCGGCGGTGCCTTTTTGCTTGATGAATTTAATCTGATACCTGAAGTTGATTTTGATGTGCTTTGGCCATTGCTGCTGGTAGGTGCCGGTGTTGCCTTCATACTGTCGGGCGCTAAAAAACAGCCTTGGGAGCAAAAGGACTGGAACCAGCCTGCCGCTGAGCAGTCTGCCACCGCCGAGCCGGAAAAGAAAGCTGAACAAAATACTAACGATAACCCTCCAACTGTATAA
- a CDS encoding acylphosphatase — MKKHFDITVSGKVQHVFYRASTKAVADQLGVKGFVKNQPDGSVFIEAEADTLTLDMFVDWCKEGPEDATVTAIETHEGELKNYRNFEVVKKSGAQAQD, encoded by the coding sequence ATGAAAAAACACTTCGATATAACCGTCAGCGGTAAAGTGCAGCATGTTTTCTACAGGGCATCAACCAAGGCCGTGGCCGATCAGTTGGGCGTTAAGGGCTTTGTGAAGAACCAACCCGACGGTAGTGTTTTTATTGAGGCCGAGGCGGATACACTTACACTTGATATGTTTGTTGACTGGTGCAAAGAAGGCCCTGAGGATGCCACCGTTACCGCCATTGAAACCCATGAGGGTGAATTAAAAAACTATCGTAATTTTGAGGTTGTAAAAAAATCGGGCGCGCAGGCGCAGGATTAA
- a CDS encoding lipopolysaccharide biosynthesis protein produces the protein MSTAKKFAGQTAVYGLTTILPRILTFFLTPVYVKTFTTSTYGILNTMYNWTTLLNPLLAFGMETTYFRYLNKHPEKKQSVYDNSFGVILLMIGVLLFVTLPWVNHLAAWIAIDDKTPVSEYALYIKLFITVMALDAICVVPFAKIRGEGRPGRYGFIKVANILIFVGLNLFLIFGIPFIIDNGLPGANWMAGWYRQHWLGYVFISNLVASSVTVLMVLPELLNFKLRFDKQMLGEMLSYSWPVLIANFSFIINENLDKLLLGKLLPIDTASEQVGIYTACAKISVFLNIFIQAFRLGAEPFFFSSAKNKNSGQIYARIMNYFVIAICIIFIGIIANIELLKYFIKAKGIVQRDLYWSGLRVVPILLFGYLSLGIYMNLSVWYKLSDQTKYGLYISGIGAIVTIVLNVIFIPSYSYMASAWISLLAYTLMAVLSYVWGQKNYPIPYNLKKNLAYILTSAVIVYLSFVVFSRNIFVGNALLIVYGATAIYFERKELLSIFKR, from the coding sequence TTGTCAACTGCTAAAAAATTTGCCGGGCAAACCGCCGTTTATGGTTTAACCACCATACTGCCACGCATACTCACGTTCTTTTTAACGCCTGTATACGTAAAAACGTTCACTACCAGTACCTATGGTATTTTAAATACCATGTACAACTGGACCACGCTGCTTAACCCGCTGCTGGCCTTCGGCATGGAGACGACCTATTTCAGGTATCTGAACAAGCATCCCGAAAAAAAACAAAGTGTGTATGATAACTCCTTCGGGGTTATTTTGCTGATGATTGGCGTGTTGCTGTTTGTAACACTGCCCTGGGTAAACCACCTGGCGGCATGGATAGCCATTGATGATAAAACTCCGGTATCTGAATACGCGCTTTATATAAAACTATTCATCACCGTAATGGCGCTTGATGCCATTTGTGTGGTGCCTTTTGCCAAGATACGCGGCGAAGGCCGGCCGGGTAGGTATGGCTTTATAAAGGTTGCCAACATCCTCATATTTGTTGGGCTTAACCTGTTCCTGATTTTTGGCATACCGTTTATAATTGATAACGGCTTGCCCGGCGCAAACTGGATGGCTGGCTGGTATCGGCAGCATTGGCTGGGTTATGTGTTCATCTCAAACCTGGTAGCCAGCAGCGTAACCGTGCTGATGGTGCTGCCCGAGCTGCTTAATTTTAAACTGCGTTTTGATAAGCAGATGCTGGGCGAAATGTTAAGCTATAGCTGGCCGGTTTTAATTGCCAACTTTTCTTTCATCATTAATGAGAATCTGGATAAGTTGCTGTTAGGCAAACTGCTGCCTATTGATACAGCCAGCGAACAGGTGGGTATTTACACGGCATGTGCTAAAATATCAGTGTTCCTGAACATCTTTATCCAGGCGTTCAGGCTGGGGGCGGAGCCTTTCTTTTTCAGCAGCGCTAAAAACAAAAATTCGGGGCAGATATACGCCCGCATCATGAATTATTTTGTGATCGCTATTTGTATCATCTTTATCGGCATTATAGCTAATATTGAACTACTTAAGTATTTTATTAAGGCGAAAGGCATTGTGCAGCGCGATCTGTACTGGTCGGGCCTGCGGGTAGTACCCATACTATTGTTTGGTTACCTGAGTTTGGGTATCTACATGAACCTTTCCGTATGGTATAAACTGTCTGACCAAACTAAATACGGCTTGTACATATCAGGTATAGGCGCTATTGTAACCATAGTTTTAAATGTGATCTTCATTCCATCATACAGCTACATGGCCTCAGCATGGATATCGTTACTGGCCTATACGCTGATGGCTGTGTTATCCTACGTATGGGGGCAAAAAAATTATCCCATCCCGTATAACCTCAAAAAAAATCTGGCTTACATATTAACTTCGGCGGTAATTGTTTACCTGTCGTTCGTGGTATTTAGCCGTAACATTTTTGTGGGTAACGCCCTTTTGATTGTTTATGGCGCAACCGCCATTTATTTTGAACGTAAAGAATTATTGAGCATATTTAAGAGATGA
- a CDS encoding DUF4292 domain-containing protein translates to MKKNTWNKILVVAFGLLVFASCKSKKQVVVNRNATATVKPASDVETRLAAIRSRQLTFNTFSAKAKTQLNINGNNQDVTLNIRINRDKKIWVSVTALLGVEVARALITPDSIQVLNKFQGVYLKKPFSYIHKFASRQIDYTTLQSLLVGNAIPKLLNEDITFEPSANNITGSGKLGELVYKLVLGSDMRVTQTSLANEQLQQSLQVTNNVFIQTADNKVVPSQIDIASVVKKQKIQVNLRYNKVEFDQQLDYPFSIPDKYSPAAD, encoded by the coding sequence ATGAAAAAAAATACGTGGAATAAAATATTAGTAGTAGCCTTTGGTTTGCTGGTTTTTGCAAGCTGTAAGTCTAAAAAGCAGGTGGTGGTAAACCGTAATGCAACAGCAACGGTGAAACCCGCGAGTGATGTAGAAACAAGGCTGGCTGCCATCCGTTCAAGGCAGCTTACCTTCAATACCTTTTCGGCCAAGGCCAAAACGCAGCTGAACATTAACGGTAACAATCAGGATGTAACCCTCAACATCCGCATCAATCGCGATAAAAAGATATGGGTATCGGTAACCGCGCTGTTAGGCGTTGAGGTTGCCCGTGCATTGATAACGCCTGATAGTATACAGGTGCTGAACAAGTTTCAGGGCGTGTATCTGAAAAAGCCGTTCAGCTACATACATAAGTTTGCCAGCAGGCAAATTGATTATACTACGCTGCAATCACTGCTGGTGGGTAATGCCATACCAAAACTCCTTAATGAAGATATTACATTTGAACCTTCGGCAAATAACATAACCGGATCGGGCAAACTGGGTGAGTTGGTGTATAAGCTTGTTTTAGGGTCTGATATGCGGGTAACGCAAACCAGTTTGGCTAATGAGCAATTGCAGCAATCGTTACAGGTAACCAACAACGTTTTCATCCAAACAGCCGATAATAAAGTGGTGCCATCGCAAATTGATATCGCATCTGTTGTGAAAAAACAAAAAATACAGGTTAATTTGCGTTACAATAAAGTTGAGTTTGACCAGCAGCTCGATTATCCTTTCAGCATTCCTGACAAGTATTCGCCCGCTGCCGATTGA